In Limibacter armeniacum, the sequence AGTAAAAGAAGAAAAAGAACGCACCATCATACTTGAACTCAAGACCTTTGAACTGGATCAGATTACGGTGAGTCCGGAGGTCAATGCGCTCAATGTTGTATCAAAGATTGACCTGAAAACTACGCCTGTCAACTCCAGTCAGGAAGTTCTCCGTAAGGTGCCCGGTCTCATCATCGGTCAGCATGCAGGTGGAGGAAAAGCCGAGCAGATTTTTTTACGGGGATTTGATATAGACCACGGAACAGACATTGCCATTTCTGTAGATGGCATGCCTGTCAATATGGTTTCCCATGCTCATGGACAGGGCTACGCTGATCTCCACTTCGTGATTCCGGAAACGATTGAGAAAATCGATTTTGGAAAAGGAACTTACTATGCCGATCAAGGAAATTTTAGTACAGCTGGATATGTCGCCTTTCAGACCAAAGACAGGCTGGAAAATAATATCATTCAGACAGAGATCGGTCAGTACAATACCAAAAGGTTATTTAGCCTGATCAATCTCTCCCGCAATTCACATCACGCTGCCTATGTCGCCAGTGAATACCTCACTACAGATGGCTATTTTGAAAGCCCCCAGAACTTTTCCAGACTGAATGTCATGGGCAAGTACACGGGAGAGCTGGACAATAACAACAAGCTTTCCGTTAGTGCGTCCCATTTCCAGTCCAGTTGGGATGCGTCAGGACAGATTCCTGAACGGGCAGTGGAAACCAATATCATCAGCAGGTTCGGTGCGATAGATGATACGGAAGGTGGAAATACGTCAAGGTCAAACCTGAACCTTAACTACATCCATCAGCTATCCAAAAATTCATCCCTGACTTCAAGATTCTATTTGTCTCATTATGATTTTGAACTTTACAGCAACTTTACTTTCTATCTGGAAGATGCTGAGCATGGAGACCAGATCAGGCAGAAGGAAGACCGCAACATGTTTGGATTCAATTCTGAGTGGAATCGCTTTATTGCGCTACCCAATGGGTCGATCAATCTGTCTGCCGGTGTTGGATTGAGAGATGACCAAACTACAGGCACAGCGCTGTCTCATTCCCTGAACAGACAAACAACGCTTGAAACCCTCAAGCTGGGAGACATTCACGAAACCAACAGCTACGCTTATGCACAGGCTGAGCTGGTCAGGGGAAAATGGACCGTCAACCCTGCCCTTAGGCTAGATTATTTTCAGTTCGGTTATTATGACCGTCTTTCAGAAACCTATGAAAACAATCAGGTAGAAAAAGGAATACTGAGTCCAAAACTGAATGTACTTTACCAGCATTCGCCGCTGCTGCAATATTACCTGAAGACGGGCATTGGATTTCATTCCAATGATACGCGTGTAGTCGTGGCAGAAGAAGGCGAAAGCATCTTGCCCAAAGCCTATTCCTCTGATTTGGGGCTGATATGGAAAGCACATCCCCGACTTCTGGTCAATGCAGCTGTTTGGAATCTCTTTCTCGAACAGGAATTTGTTTATGTGGGAGATGCCGGCATCGTAGAGCCAAGCGGAAAAACCAACCGATCGGGCTTCGATCTTGGCGTAAGATGGCAATTGCTGGACTGGCTTTACTTCAGTCAGGATGTCAATTATGCCTATGCCCGTTCCGTTTCTGACCCTGAAGGAGAAAACTATATTCCTCTGGCGCCGGACTTGACTGCTGTGGGCACCTTGAGCATATCAGGTCAAAGCAACTGGTACGGCAGCATCCAGTACCGATATATCAGTGATCGACCTGCCAATGAAGACAACACCATCGTAGCAGAAGGCTATACCGTAGTGGATACCAACCTTGGTTATCAGTTTAAACACTTTGACTTGGGTTTGAAAATTCAGAACCTCTTTGATGTGGAATGGAAAGAAACTCAGTTTGCGACAGAATCCAGGCTGTTTAATGAGACCTCAAGCGTTGAGGAAATCCATTATACACCGGGTATTCCATTTTGTGCGACGGCAATGCTCCGGTACAAATTCTGATAAGGATAAAGTTGCCATTTCAATACTAAACTCAGACGGTCATCATACAAAAACAATATGCTATATTGATAGTCCGAGTCCACAAATAATTCATCTTAAATAGTCGAGAAATGGTAACATGTTTTTTAAAATACACAATCGATCCGTACAAAGTAGCAGCGTTTGAACACTATGGAAAACTTTGGATTGATCTGGTCAATGAAATGGGAGGTGTACATCATGGATACCTATTGCCGTATGAAGGAGCCAACAACATTGGTTATGCTACATTTTCATTTGCGACCTTGGCTGATTATGAAGACTATAGAAATAAAATTCCTTCTTGCCCAAAATGCATGGAAGCTTTTGAGTATGCCAAAAACACAGGCTGTATCCTTCATTATGAGCGGTCATTCCTGAAGCCAGTATTTGAAGGCATAAACGATAAGGCGAGGATAGACTGATATCTTTTGACACAAAGCGTGCTAGCAAAACTCAAACAGCATAAAGGAATCCCAATTAGTGAGGATGAGATTTTTAAAAATCTCATCCTTTTTTTCTATTAATTAGATTAGTAGATAATTATCTCCCTTTGATTTCACAAAATCAGTAACATCTCTTTAAGAAGAGTATCCAAAAATTAGAGACCAATAAATAACATGAAAATGAAAAAAATAGGACACCTACTATTAGGGGTAACCTTATTTATGATCGGATGTCAAACCCCTAATAATAAGCAAGATCAAGAAAGTTCTACAACAAATACCGATCGATACGTGCCCAAACCATATGTAAAAATCACGCACCCTGAGTGGAGTAAAAATGCGGCTATTTACCAACTCAATACAAGACAGTTTACACAAGAAGGCACGTTCCTAGCTGCTGAGAAAGAATTACCAAGATTAAAAGAATTAGGGGTTGATATTATATGGTTGATGCCTGTTCAAGAAATTGGAAGTAAAAACAGGAAAGGCACATTAGGAAGCCCTTATTCCGTGAAAGACTATTTCAAGGTCAATCCGGAATTCGGGACCATGGAAGATTTAAAACAATTTGTCTCATCGGCTCATAATCAGGGCATGTATGTTATTTTAGATTGGGTCGCTAACCACACTGCATGGGATAATGTATTGGTTCAAGAGCACCCAGATTGGTATGATAGAGACTATAAAAATGATTTTAGACCTACTCCTTGGTGGGACTGGTCTGACATTATTGATTTGGATTATAACCAACCTGGCCTAAGGCAATATATGACCAATGCTTTAAAATATTGGGTCAAGGAAGCTGATATTGATGGCTACAGATGTGATGTTGCCGGATTTGTACCTGTTGATTTTTGGAATAACGCACGTAAAGAATTGGATGCCATAAAACCCGTTTTTATGCTTGCCGAGTGGGAGTCTAGGGATTTACATGCAGAAGCTTTTGATATGACCTATGCGTGGAGCTGGAATGAAACGATGCACAAAATCTGTACAGGACACGCAGATGTAAATGGCTTATATATTTATTACTCTTGGAATGAGAGTGCATTTCCTCCAAATTCATTTCGAATGACATTTGTAAGCAACCATGACAAAAATGCATGGGAAGGCACCATGTGGGAACAGTTTGGAGATGGTTTAGAGGCTGCCATTACCTTATCAGTGGTTGGGGAAGGAATGCCTTTGATTTATAATGGACAGGAAGCCGGTAATAAAAAGCGACTGGAGTTTTTTGAAAAAGACCCTATTGTATGGAAAGACCATTACATTGGTAAGCTATATAAAGACCTATTTGCTTTGATGAAGGAAAATACAGCACTGTGGCATGCGAAATGGGGCAGTACAATGGTTAAGGTTCCTAACTCTTCAGAAAAGGAAATACTTAGCTTTGTCCGTCAAAATGAAAAAGATAAGGTTTTTGCTGTATTCAATTTTTCAGATAATGCACAAACCATATCATTTAAAGAGACACTTTATCACGGAACATATACCGATTACTTTTCAAATGAAGTGATTGATTTCAAAGAAGATTCAGCGTTGAAATTAGATGCTTGGGGATATAAAGTATTTGTAAAAAAATAAGGGAATTGTAATTGATGCTATTTGCCATTTTTACACTTAGCTATCATTAAAAAGTCAATCCATAACTTATGTTCAAGTAATATAAACTATGGATTGACTTCGCTCTCCTTTCTAAGAATATCATTGGGAGATCATCACCCAACATTAAGGTTATTTCACCCTGCCAGACTTAACAACTCACCCTTAACCTTCTTCAGTTCCAATTTTGCTTTTTTATACTTTATGATTTCAGCGATATAAGTAAACTGGGCTTCCCTGACTGCGGCTTCTGAAGACAAAAGCTCAACATAGGTCATCTTACCTTGATGATAAAGTGCTTTTGTTTGAGCATAAACCTTCTCTGCCAGTTGAGCATTCTCTTGTTGCGAAATGGTGGATTGATATGCCGACAGCAATTGATTAATTGCATTGAAATAGTTATTGTAAGTAACCTGTTTTTCATGTTCCAAATCCTTCCTTAGGCTTGAAAGCTGCATGTTCACCTGATTAATCTTGCTTTGCTTGGCAAGACCATCATACAAAGGAATTGAAAGTTTGAAACCGATGTATGCATAATCTGACCAGCTATTTTTAGTAGATAACTCAAAGTTATCCGACTGATATTGATACGCTCCTGTAATGTTTGCCGAAAGTGTTGGTAGGTATTGTAGCTGATAACCTTTCTTCTTGAGCAGCAGTTGCTCTCGCTCCACCTCCAATTGCTGAATGGTTGTAATTGAACCAATATTGATAGAATCAGACATAAAAGCTTCTGGCACTTCAATAAAAGTAAGTGGCGCTTTGTCTACTGAAATATCATTTTCAACCGGCATGCCGATCAAGACTTTCAGATAATTCATTTGTTGACTGATTGTTGCCTGAAGATTCCTTTCACTTACTTCCAGCATACTTCGGTCAACCTTGGCTCTATTCAATTCTATTTCATGTGTAACGCCAAGCTCAACTTGCTTTTGAGTAATCATTAAAGAAGTATCTTTCTGGCTTAATAGCTCGTGAATTTTATCCAACTCTTCACCACTTTTCAAAAGGTCATAATACACTATACAGATATTGTAGACGGTTTCCTCTTTTGTCATCTTGCTTTTGATGGCACTCAGTTCCTCCACATTCCTGGCAACTTTTATGTCAGTAAAAATGGAAGGATCAAAGATCACCTGACTTAAAGTTCCACTGAGTGTATAATTGTAAGTGGTACCAAAATTTACAAACACCTGTTCCCCAGGCTGACCAAAAAACTCACCAGGCATGATGCTGGTCTCCAACTTCATATAGTTATCAAATTGTCCTGAAGCAGAAACTTGTGGCTGCACTTTGCTTTTAGCTTCTTTTGTTGCAAATGTCTTTTCTTGCTTATCATATTGAGACTTAACAACCTTATAGTTATTCTCAAGTCCATAATCCAGACATTTTTCCAGTGTCAGATGTGTTACTTCCTGTTGGGCTTTTACATTCAGTATATTGAACAGAAAGAAGAGCAACCACAGTGTATATTTTATGCTATTGATATTTTTAAAGCTATTCATTATTTACATTCTAAAGATTTGTACAGGCTCCAGTTTCAAGATTTTCCGCATAGAAAAATAACTCCCTGCCAAGCTGATCAACAGCGTTGAAAAAATCAGGAATATGATCCGTTCAGGAGCGTAATCCATGCTCTGGTTGATTGATTTCATAAAGTATTTCAATCCGATAAGCAGCAACATGGTAAAGCTGAACCCGCAAATGGAATAAAAAATGGACTGTATCATAATCAGTTTTGTAATGAGCCAATTTCCTCCTCCAATTGCCTTGATCGTGCCATAGTCTTTGATGCGGTCATTGACTGCTGAAAACATGGTCAACCCAACAATGACCAATCCCGTAACCAGCGAGAACCAGACAAGTATCATAAAGGTGCCTACAATACCACTTGCTTCTCCCATATAATCAAGTGTTACATCCTTGAAAGTATCACCGACGTAGGCTTTCACAGTAGGGATAGTCGCAGTTATGGTATCTGCAATGCGCTTTTTAACCATCGGGTCTTGTGTGTCAGCCTCTACAATGTATGCACTGACATGGTTAGGACTAAATCCGGAGAGTTTTCTGACTCTTTCGATTGTCGAAACCATATTAAATTCCCCAAGGCCTGCATTTCCAATTGAAATCCCGCTGATATACACCCTGACATCATTGATACTGAAATAATCCCCTTGCTTTAGTTTTCCAAGATTTTCCAAATCCGATTCATCTACAATCACAGCTCCTTCACTTTGCAGGCTTTTCAGGTTGGTACCTTCAAGAAACTGTTTCGGTGCGCCCACATAGTCTGGCGCTTTAATCCCAACCAAACTACAGCCAGCTGTACCTCCAGAAGAATTTTTCATCATGCCTCCAGTCACAATCACCGGATGGACTTTATTCACCCCTGGAATAGACTGTAACTCATACCCAACTCGCTTATCCACATTCACAAGAGAGATGGACGATTCACTTTTTTCATTCACTACAAAAATGTATTCGGTATTTCCCTTGATAATACCCAAGCTAGCCTCAAGAAAACCATCCAACAAACCCAATTGGGCACCTATCAGAAAGACCGAGATCACTATCCCGAAAAGTATTCCTATAAGCTTAGCCTTATCATAAACCATAAAGCTGAATGCTGTTTTCCACATGGCTAGTTCCGATTTAAATAGATGACACAATCCACCCTGTTATTAATCATTACCTGTGCATTATCATCCAATCGGATTTTCACTTCTCGCACACGTCGGTCTTCTACAGTATTCTCATCAGAGAAAAGTGACTTTTTCTTCAAAAAACCTCCAACAAATACTACTTCTCCCTTACCGATTGTCTTCCCGTTGACCTGTGAGATCACTTCGGCTTTCAGTCCTGTCTTAATGCGGTCTGCAAAAAGCTCATCCACTTCTGTTATAGCGACCAAATGACCATCAGGTGCATACTGTCCCAGCTTTTCCCCAGCAGTAAGAAAATCCCCGTTGTGTACATCCCATTTCAGTACTTTTCCGTCATAGGCAGCCTTGACATTTTTATCTGCCAATACTGCTTTCTGGTAGGCTATATTGGCATTGATTTCCTGCATGCCACTTTTCTGGTAAGCTATCTCTGCCAATTGTTTTTCGTATTCTATCTGAAGCTTCTCTACTTTGGATTTGCTATCCTTCAGTACCTTTTCTGTAATCGCTTTTGAGTTGAAAAGCGCTTCATCTACCGCCAAATCTTTCTGTGCATTCTGCCAATCATTCAGGGTAATTTTGGCTTTGATTTCTGCTGATTTTATGGATGCTTGCTGGCTGATAATTTTACCCTCCTGAATTTTTAATTGTGCCAGGTCAGCGCTTTTTTCCATATCCAAGATGACAGCACCTTTACTTACCAATTCATTCTCAGCTGCCATAATCTGGTTCACTTTACCATTGGCAGCCGAGTAGATATTCAATAACCCTTTTTCAGGTTCAATCTTGGCAATGCCTACTATCTTATTGATCTCAGTCTGCTCAGTCTTCACATTGTTATCATCTACTTTCTTTGCGTCGGCTGAACAAGCCATCAGCAGAGCAATCATTCCGATACCCAATATGCCGTTGAATAATTTTTGGTTTTTCATTTTTGCTGTCTGTCAGTTTATTGTCTGTTTATTTACTTCATTCACAATCCCGTTTTCCACTTCAATTACACGGTCTGCATATTCCATCAGGCGAGGGTCATGCGTCACCACTGCAACGGCTTTCCCACCTTCAGCCAACTCCTTCAGTTCTTTCATCACAATTTCAAGGCTATGCTTGTCCAGTGAAGCAGTTGGCTCATCACATAGGATAATTTTGGGGTCTGTCACCAATGCCCTGGCAATAGCTACCCGCTGTTGTTGACCACCAGAAAGCTGCTTAGGAAGTTTATGCTTATGCTCAGAAATATTGACTTTTTTAAGCGCCTCTTCCGTTTTCTGCTTTATCTCAGCAGTTTTCATGTTTCTCATCTTTAATGGGAATGCCACATTTTCAGCCGCTGTAAGCGGTGCCAGCAGGTTGAATTGCTGAAACACAAACCCAATGGTATCCAACCTTACCTTTGCCATTTCCTTATCAGGAAGGTCGTCCACATTTTTCCCATCTATCTCAAGGGTTCCTTCAGTAGGATTGATCAGACACCCCAAAAGGGATAACAAGGTGGTCTTGCCTGATCCTGATGGACCAATGATCAAAAGCAGCTCTCCTTCATATAACTCAAGGTTGCAATTTGCCAATGCAGTAAATTTTCCTGCCTGCGTTTCGTATATCTTGTTTGCATTTTTTAGTCTCGCAATCATCATTTGATTTATTGTTTTTGATTACGATACAAAATTGAGTGATTGGATAGTGATAAAATACCTATATTAGCTCACTTAATATCAGAAAACGGTCAAAATCATGTTAAAGCTGACTTTAAAGCAGCCTACCGGTTTTTTATTTGCCCTAGCAGAATTGATTGGCGGTAAAGTAGATAGCAATGGCAGGCTAAATATTCCTGAAAAAAAGGGCAACGGTTATATACAAGGCTTTATGTTCGATAATTCGGTTGGGCTGATGATCAGGAACTATGAGCTCAATCAGGATTTGCTGGCAAAACGAATTGATCCTTGCAATTCCAGTGAACGGATTGTTGTAACACTGAACAATGTATTTCCAAAAAGTGAAAGTGATGGGGTTGCCAAAATTGAGGAACTACCTTCCATACAGATTGGAAAGGGTAAGCTAAATTTTGAGATGTTCTATCCAAGCAAAACCAAATACAGGTCTATTCTCTTGGCGATAGATTCTAATAAATTGAGAACACTGATGGGGATTGAGGATGAATCCTCTTTATTGAATATGATACTCAACGGCAATCAGCCATTGCTGTTTGAAGAAGTCCTTTCCCCTCAAATACAAAAGGTGGCTATGGAAATGATTGAGAATGAAATACCAGAAAACCTTCACCATTTTTATATCAGGATAAAGGCGGAAGAGTTGCTATGTCTCTTGTTTGTAGAATTACACAAGCGAGAAAATGCTCCTGTTCAGGCTTTGAATGAAAAAGATGCCCTCAGTATTTATCGGGTAAGGGACAAGATCGTTTCAAATTTGGGTATACCACCAATATTAGGAGAACTGGCCAATGAGATAGGAATGAGTGAATCAAAGTTGAAAAGACTCTTTAAACAAATATTTGGAAGCAGTATCTATAACTATTACCAGAAATTCAGGATGCAGGAAGCGGCAAGGCTACTAAAGGGACAGCAGATGAGTGTTTCAGAAGTAGGATATCAACTTGGCTTTTCCAACTTGAGTCATTTTACAAAAGTCTTTGAGGAGCATATCGGAATGAAACCTAAGAAATACTCTGTACAGTCTCACAAATAAAGGTTTAATTTATTTTCACCTGCTTGAATGCTATAAGCTGTATTCTCATATACTCTTCCCATTCAAGCAGTTCGATCAATTCAAAATCACTGTACTTCTCATTAAATTCTTGATTGACTGTAGCCACAACGACTTCAGCTCCTACCTCTAGCTCACCATCTCTAGCAAACATTGGAGTAGTACATTCTCCATTAAATCCTCTAACGCCCACTTGCAAGTACTTATTAAAGAGATCAGCTACAACGTATTCTGAAACCCCTGACACATATACCTTACTTATCGGAATGTTGGCATTTTGTGCTCTAACATATGTTTCCAATTGCTTTTTATTCCTTTCATATTCACTGTCGGAAATTGCATAGTGAGTCTCATCTCCTGTTTCTGATAATAATATAAAATTCATATCGCTAGAATCATTTTAGAAAGTATAGTTCTTTAATATTTTACGAATTAGTTTGGTGAATAGTTTTAACTTAAATCCCATATTAGTTTGCTGTATACTGTAACGACCTAATAAGCTAAGCATCATACTTTTAAAACACTTGATTTCGAGACTATTATAGTTAATGGATTTCAACAAAAGACAGATTCATCAATTAATTGATGAAAAGAACATAAATACGATTTCCTTATGGGATCATTATTTAAGTAGAGAGGAATTTGATCTATATTTTCCAAAAATTGGAACTGACTTTTATTTAGAAAGCTGTAACAAACTCAATAATTTTTTTTTGGGGTTTATTGATTATATGTCTAAACCAATATTTAGCTATGACCCCAATCAGGAACCCCTAAAAACTATCAATCCTGAATCGCTTTTAACACAAGAAATATATTCACCTGATATGGAATCCGCTATTTACTTCAATGATAATAAAACAGTAGCAATTCAAATGTCATATGATTTCTGTCTATCAATATTCTCAAGTAAATCAGATTTTCAAATCGAGCTTTTGCCAATTGTCAGAAAATACGGATTGGAAATCATTAGATTCTAAGCCGTTAGTAATAACCTTCACTCAAAACTCTCCTTCCATTTTTAATATACCTTGGTAGTTTATTATATGAAAATAAAAGATTTCGCTATAGAAAGATATTTTGCCAAATATGAATCTCCAACCAAATACATGCTATCTAGCTCATATTGTGATGGATATAAAATGAAATATGTATTGGATTTAGCTTCCCCTACATTTGAATTTGCAGAAAAACTTGTCAAAGAAACAGGAATTATGTTGCTACCTGCTGAAACATTTGAGTATGGTAAATCTCATGCAAGGATTGGCTTTGGCAGAAAAAATTTCCCAGAAATACTACATATCTTTCAGGACTATATAACGAAACACTACAGCTAACATTCTCTTTTTCAGAAAAGACAGTACACCAATTATCGTTTACAGCTAAATGCTAAAAAAGAACCACTTTGGAAAAAGAACAACACATTGCAGCGTTAAAACTAAAGTTTGAAAGTTACGCGCCCATTTCAGATGCATCCTGGTCACTAATCGAATCAATAATAGATTTCAAGTCATTAGAGAAAAATGAGATTTTACTGAAAAATGGACAGGTTGCAAAAAATGTATACTTTGTCTGTAAAGGTGCCCTAAGGGCTTATGTCACCGATTACAATGGAAATATTTACAACAAAAACATTTTTCTTGAAACTGACTTTGCAGGCTCAACAGTTTCTTACCTCTTAAGTAAACCTTCCAACTTCACCCTAGAGGCTTTAGAAGATAATACTATTTTGATCAGCCTTAACTATCAAAAATACAGACGACTGATAGAGGAAAATATTGATTTGAAAAACTTCTATATCGCTTATCTGGAAAACAATTGGGTGATAGAAAAAGAGCAAAGAGAAATTTCCATTGTTATGCAAAATGCTACTGAAAGGTATCTGGACTTGCTTTCAAAACATCCCAATATAGATCAGCGAATACAACAACTACACATAGCTTCGCATCTAGGTATTACACCCACCCAGCTTAGCAGGATTCGAAAAGATTTAAAAAAAAGTCATTGAATCAACATATGTAAATGCCATAGGCAATCCCTTCTAATATTTTTGTCTTATCACTTATAGCAAAAATATTATGAACTATATCAAATACTTAAAATGGTGTTATGCAACTATTTGCTGTACACCATACAGTCTACTGGAAAGAAAACCAATAAGTGATTTATTTGACAAGCCATGAATCAAATAACACTATCTGCGCTAGCCATATTAGGAGGAATCTTTTTGGCTGCTCAAGGGAGCTTTAATTCGACTTTAGGGATCTTGCTTAAAAACCCTTTGCTGGCGTCAGTAGTTGCTTTTTTCAGCAGTACTGTATTTGCAATAGCCTTTGTTTTACTTAGTGTCAGAAGCTTTCCGACTTGGGTCGATTTAAAACAGATTCCCATTTATTTATGGTTTACAGGAGGACTTTTCAGCGTTTTAGGGATTAGTCTTTACTATTATACCATTCCAAAACTAGGCATATCAACAATGATCTCTTTGGGGTTATTTGGTCAGTTAGCATTTTCTACAATTGCTGGTCATTTCGGATGGCTAAACTTACCAATGGAGCCAATAACTATAAAAAGAGGTTTAGGCCTTATGATAATGATGACAGGAATTATTTTAATCAATATAAAATGAAAGAGACAACCAGCTTAAAGCAAGCGAATATAGATAACCTGACTTCACTTTGGAAGACAGTAGGAAGTTCATTTAATGCCTATTCCAAGATGTCAGGCTTTGAATATTGTGAAATTCAAAATGCTGAATGGCCAAACAGAGTATGGTTTAACCAAAATATCACACAACAAACTGTTGACTCCCTTAAAGAGAAAATAGCTGCTTCAACTTCCAAAATCACATTGCCTGTTTGGAATATTGAACACCAAAAGGAGGCTTCCATTTTAGAACGCAATGGCTTCAAAGCTACTTTTGAACAAGTTGGCATGTTATTGAAAATACAAAGCCGCTTTGAAACTGAAGGTCATGTAAAAATACAGCGTGTTGCAAACGAGACTGAAGCTAAACTATGGGCTGAGCTATTCAAAAAGTCATTCGGCTATATCATTAGTCATGAAACCGTTAGTAAAACATATAAGGATATTAATTTTTACATAGCGTATCATGATCATGTGGCTGTGGGTACAGCATTATTACATAAAACCGATCGTATTTTGGGTGTTCATTCTGTGGGTATTCCACCTGAAATGAGAAGAAGGGGCTATGCAGAGCAAATAATGAAATTACTGATCAATCTTGCAGTTGAAAATCAATATGAATATATAACCCTACAAGCGTCTAGTATGGGCAAACACTTATACCTGAAACTAGGTTTTGAAGAGCAGTTTTTGATCAGAAACTACACTTTAAAACACTATACATAGTAAATCATTTCAAACACCACCTTTTATCTAGTTAGAATAAAAACCATAAGGAGTGAACAGTCACAACCAAGCTTACAAACTATATTTTCTAAGCCAGACCCAAAGAGTACTTGGGTCTGGTTTTTATTTGCACGCCATCAAAAAAATGGGCTATTGAATACTATTAGGCATATTGTTTTTTTATCCTCCTTCCCTATAAAC encodes:
- a CDS encoding helix-turn-helix transcriptional regulator translates to MLKLTLKQPTGFLFALAELIGGKVDSNGRLNIPEKKGNGYIQGFMFDNSVGLMIRNYELNQDLLAKRIDPCNSSERIVVTLNNVFPKSESDGVAKIEELPSIQIGKGKLNFEMFYPSKTKYRSILLAIDSNKLRTLMGIEDESSLLNMILNGNQPLLFEEVLSPQIQKVAMEMIENEIPENLHHFYIRIKAEELLCLLFVELHKRENAPVQALNEKDALSIYRVRDKIVSNLGIPPILGELANEIGMSESKLKRLFKQIFGSSIYNYYQKFRMQEAARLLKGQQMSVSEVGYQLGFSNLSHFTKVFEEHIGMKPKKYSVQSHK
- a CDS encoding Crp/Fnr family transcriptional regulator is translated as MEKEQHIAALKLKFESYAPISDASWSLIESIIDFKSLEKNEILLKNGQVAKNVYFVCKGALRAYVTDYNGNIYNKNIFLETDFAGSTVSYLLSKPSNFTLEALEDNTILISLNYQKYRRLIEENIDLKNFYIAYLENNWVIEKEQREISIVMQNATERYLDLLSKHPNIDQRIQQLHIASHLGITPTQLSRIRKDLKKSH
- a CDS encoding DMT family transporter, which translates into the protein MNQITLSALAILGGIFLAAQGSFNSTLGILLKNPLLASVVAFFSSTVFAIAFVLLSVRSFPTWVDLKQIPIYLWFTGGLFSVLGISLYYYTIPKLGISTMISLGLFGQLAFSTIAGHFGWLNLPMEPITIKRGLGLMIMMTGIILINIK
- a CDS encoding GNAT family N-acetyltransferase, with product MKETTSLKQANIDNLTSLWKTVGSSFNAYSKMSGFEYCEIQNAEWPNRVWFNQNITQQTVDSLKEKIAASTSKITLPVWNIEHQKEASILERNGFKATFEQVGMLLKIQSRFETEGHVKIQRVANETEAKLWAELFKKSFGYIISHETVSKTYKDINFYIAYHDHVAVGTALLHKTDRILGVHSVGIPPEMRRRGYAEQIMKLLINLAVENQYEYITLQASSMGKHLYLKLGFEEQFLIRNYTLKHYT